The following proteins are encoded in a genomic region of Leucoraja erinacea ecotype New England chromosome 23, Leri_hhj_1, whole genome shotgun sequence:
- the LOC129708382 gene encoding transcription factor 20-like isoform X1 gives MKLLIRTKDNAVAAEWSRENPVMESGQDQADGLQSRKDDLINFSIPVDYSVDCTRNQSERLQANDPLELLHSGTMDTHYSMCSKNTPGDLETNTVPQTDKVHLDDAISSTTVTVSYVNRSHLFSSQRILQHSLHEQPLPSLFIPSMCMQSQQMLSASFDSSAPTNFVDSTFETSVLAQSGELESIRGLENGIDCSTVNQHRLKALDLDLPLVATTVHESDNPLEQRLNTTEEILYEHSSASSDIEMQDSVCEFSGEMGEESKWIDSVSSAETLVQNLEMQVMKLTQSEHRPNNSEQCESKNLLGRMDHSEMQNGTDVFTGIKTSSSQHTDRKLQPMCNLNKSYKDQTTMTIKTENIEFSAAAVPANSEERLSGNNFNETCPKVEPPSTSMQSSQSLSADIYKRADTERIGTNTTSGYKVAPNACSSDFLQNSEEIICTSGDNAIFQTDNLSQQSITIEECLHVQEIALSFDLNNEELYCSGKDGIATENSSALQDSCSSTDDIFSPSSGNLASNIKVTEQSPYHESNYRKSPEQTSANDTNDNILMGEPNLIPESLQIVNNVHATSRNSGSFNKEMLPSLAKPSALESSHPRIKPCSLELHKLNVLETEGKYDVRGYVLDLKRNNVASMSCSISMSLSLSKSGKSIHEEEAEPGESSSSDNVCKVLSVQTEQQIPNRRKQTIVAKYEDSEVVYISDEEVIICSDAKTDDQQDWNRPPVRDNKKRKMACQQHLNPTNEDRPLQNAEPKPFERKILPPRQRGMKLEQIVQNMVTQPKSKAPNNLGERLRRSRDGPIPTPTRFQPPRRKSSGSVAEHKSKGCSGSLPCIKDSSQKMSLECKMQEQYEANPGETSSPTVEKPNRYKSTSIPASCHGRATKLTTPVSSGKSLCNASSSSKKSMEPHRDEHTSSEKHRFGEPDLKCLNGNRRKHSRSSRNASESKNCVSSRPRSSQPTTRHTVRKRTHKSASKKRQSQRGQPSMFFAPEEPEIKLRALSLKAEDRRERYNSFSPYVRVESKDYSMCTVVNYPEEDNNNLKQKKHSYQQSHGAIPKSSCLTLGPVINEAAHKNFLVCCLCGLSANAMEQGDLFGPFYPRGYTSNNQTSRSKEAKTEQISTVVSGSACNSIRIAVNKTSGQNQDLRMREGATTRGQKRRSVDGVEETSKCSESKKAKSEPTLEEWYQPPLVAMDANEYWMHENCVTWCAGVFLVRGKLYGLLEAINIAQETFCSMCQKTGATLGCYIKGCPLKYHYACALDSKCSLNEDNFSMKCAKHKDKALKVSTRMESR, from the exons ATGAAGCTGCTCATAAGGACAAAGGATAACGCCGTGGCGG CAGAGTGGAGCAGAGAAAATCCTGTAATGGAGTCGGGTCAGGACCAGGCTGATGGGCTACAAAGCAGGAAGGATGACTTAATTAATTTCAGCATCCCTGTGGATTATTCTGTCGATTGTACAAGAAATCAAAGCGAAAGGTTACAGGCAAATGACCCTTTAGAACTATTGCATAGTGGGACTATGGATACCCATTACAGCATGTGTAGTAAGAACACACCCGGTGACTTAGAGACCAACACTGTACCACAGACTGACAAGGTTCACCTGGACGATGCCATCTCAAGTACTACAGTCACTGTCTCTTATGTTAATCGGTCCCATCTGTTCTCTTCCCAACGGATTCTACAGCATTCCTTGCATGAGCAGCCATTGCCATCACTCTTTATTCCTTCTATGTGTATGCAGTCACAGCAGATGTTGTCAGCCTCATTTGATTCTTCTGCACCTACCAATTTTGTTGACTCAACATTTGAGACTTCTGTTTTAGCACAATCTGGTGAATTAGAATCCATTAGAGGACTTGAAAACGGAATTGACTGCAGCACTGTGAACCAGCATAGACTAAAGGCACTGGACCTAGACTTGCCTTTAGTGGCGACCACTGTCCATGAATCAGATAATCCACTAGAACAAAGATTAAATACGACAGAGGAAATTCTGTATGAACATTCTAGTGCTTCGTCTGATATTGAAATGCAGGACTCTGTATGTGAGTTTTCTGGAGAAATGGGTGAGGAAAGTAAATGGATTGACTCTGTAAGTTCTGCTGAAACTCTTGTTCAAAACTTAGAAATGCAGGTAATGAAACTGACTCAGTCAGAGCACAGACCAAACAACAGTGAACAGTGTGAAAGCAAAAACCTGCTGGGCAGGATGGACCACTCTGAAATGCAAAATGGTACTGATGTTTTTACTGGGATTAAAACCTCTAGCAGCCAACATACAGATAGGAAGCTTCAGCCCATGTGCAACTTAAACAAAAGTTACAAAGATCAgaccacaatgacaataaaaacagaaaatattgaattTTCGGCGGCAGCAGTACCAGCTAATTCCGAAGAAAGGCTAAGTGGAAACAATTTTAATGAAACATGTCCAAAAGTGGAACCACCTTCCACTTCCATGCAATCGTCACAAAGTTTAAGTGCAGATATTTACAAGAGGGCAGACACAGAAAGGATCGGGACCAACACAACATCAGGTTACAAAGTGGCTCCCAATGCATGCAGCAGTGATTTCTTGCAAAATTCAGAAGAAATTATATGTACTTCAGGTGACAATGCAATCTTTCAAACTGATAATTTATCACAACAAAGTATAACAATTGAAGAATGTTTGCATGTGCAAGAAATAGCTTTATCATTTGACCTAAATAATGAAGAACTGTATTGTTCAGGAAAGGATGGCATAGCCACTGAAAATAGCAGTGCCTTGCAGGACAGCTGCAGCTCCACAGATGATATATTTTCTCCATCCAGTGGAAATCTGGCATCAAATATTAAAGTAACTGAACAGTCTCCATATCATGAAAGCAATTATAGAAAATCACCAGAACAAACTTCTGCTAATGACACAAATGATAACATCCTAATGGGTGAACCAAATTTGATCCCTGAATCGTTGCAGATAGTTAACAATGTACATGCGACCAGCAGAAATTCAGGCTCATTCAATAAAGAAATGCTTCCTTCCTTGGCAAAGCCATCAGCTTTAGAAAGTAGTCATCCTAGGATAAAGCCGTGCTCTCTTGAATTGCATAAACTAAATGTTCTTGAAACTGAGGGAAAATACGATGTCCGGGGATACGTGTTGGATCTGAAAAGAAATAACGTTGCTTCAATGTCATGCAGCATTTCTATGAGTCTATCTTTATCCAAGTCGGGCAAGAGTATTCATGAAGAAGAGGCAGAACCTGGTGAGAGCTCCAGTAGTGATAATGTATGTAAGGTCTTGTCTGTCCAGACAGAGCAGCAAATTCCAAACAGGAGAAAACAGACCATTGTGGCCAAGTATGAGGACAGTGAAGTAGTTTACATCTCGGATGAGGAAGTTATTATTTGTTCAGATGCAAAGACTGATGATCAACAGGACTGGAACCGGCCTCCAGTTCGGGATAATAAGAAGAGGAAGATGGCATGTCAACAGCATTTGAATCCGACAAATGAAGATCGGCCACTCCAGAATGCCGAACCCAAGCCTTTTGAAAGGAAGATTTTGCCACCGAGGCAGAGGGGAATGAAACTGGAGCAAATTGTGCAAAATATGGTGACTCAACCCAAGTCAAAAGCACCTAATAACCTTGGTGAGAGACTGAGAAGAAGTAGGGATGGGCCAATTCCTACTCCTACCAGGTTTCAACCACCGAGACGCAAGTCATCTGGTTCTGTGGCAGAACATAAGTCCAAAGGCTGTTCTGGATCTCTTCCTTGCATCAAGGATTCTTCACAAAAAATGAGTTTAGAATGTAAAATGCAAGAACAATATGAGGCGAACCCAGGGGAAACTAGCTCACCAACTGTGGAGAAACCTAACAGATATAAATCTACCTCAATTCCAGCATCCTGCCACGGACGAGCAACAAAACTGACCACTCCAGTTTCTTCCGGCAAGTCTTTATGCAATGCATCGTCATCTTCAAAGAAGTCAATGGAGCCTCATCGGGATGAGCATACTTCTAGTGAAAAGCATAGGTTTGGTGAGCCTGATCTCAAATGTCTAAATGGTAACAGAAGGAAACATTCAAGAAGCTCCAGGAATGCCTCGGAGTCCAAGAACTGTGTGTCATCCCGGCCACGATCTTCCCAGCCAACAACACGGCACACAGTAAGGAAGAGAACACATAAATCAGCAAGTAAAAAGCGGCAGTCACAGCGGGGACAGCCTTCAATGTTCTTTGCACCAGAAGAACCTGAGATAAAATTAAGAGCCTTGTCTCTTAAGGCTGAGGACCGTCGAGAAAGATATAATAGTTTTTCACCTTATGTTAGGGTAGAGTCTAAAGATTATTCAATGTGTACAGTAGTAAACTATCCCGAAGAGGATAATAATAATCTTAAACAAAAGAAACATTCCTATCAGCAGTCTCATGGTGCAATTCCAAAATCATCTTGTTTGACACTAGGCCCTGTAATAAATGAGGCGGCTCATAAAAACTTTCTAGTCTGCTGTCTTTGTGGCTTGTCTGCAAATGCAATGGAGCAAGGTGATCTTTTTGGACCTTTCTATCCGAGGGGATATACATCAAACAACCAGACTTCCCGATCAAAAGAAGCAAAGACTGAGCAAATTAGCACTGTTGTCTCTGGCTCTGCTTGTAATTCCATTAggattgcagtaaataaaacttcTGGACAAAACCAAGATTTGAGGATGAGAGAAGGAGCAACGACTCGTGGCCAGAAACGTAGAAGTGTTGATGGTGTCGAAGAGACCTCAAAATGTTCAGAAAGTAAGAAGGCCAAGAGTGAGCCAACTTTGGAAGAGTGGTACCAGCCCCCATTGGTCGCAATGGATGCTAATGAATATTGGATGCATGAAAACTGTGTGACTTGGTGTGCTGGTGTATTTCTTGTAAGAGGGAAGTTATATGGGTTGTTGGAAGCTATCAACATTGCACAGGAGACG
- the LOC129708382 gene encoding transcription factor 20-like isoform X3 codes for MSLEEEWSRENPVMESGQDQADGLQSRKDDLINFSIPVDYSVDCTRNQSERLQANDPLELLHSGTMDTHYSMCSKNTPGDLETNTVPQTDKVHLDDAISSTTVTVSYVNRSHLFSSQRILQHSLHEQPLPSLFIPSMCMQSQQMLSASFDSSAPTNFVDSTFETSVLAQSGELESIRGLENGIDCSTVNQHRLKALDLDLPLVATTVHESDNPLEQRLNTTEEILYEHSSASSDIEMQDSVCEFSGEMGEESKWIDSVSSAETLVQNLEMQVMKLTQSEHRPNNSEQCESKNLLGRMDHSEMQNGTDVFTGIKTSSSQHTDRKLQPMCNLNKSYKDQTTMTIKTENIEFSAAAVPANSEERLSGNNFNETCPKVEPPSTSMQSSQSLSADIYKRADTERIGTNTTSGYKVAPNACSSDFLQNSEEIICTSGDNAIFQTDNLSQQSITIEECLHVQEIALSFDLNNEELYCSGKDGIATENSSALQDSCSSTDDIFSPSSGNLASNIKVTEQSPYHESNYRKSPEQTSANDTNDNILMGEPNLIPESLQIVNNVHATSRNSGSFNKEMLPSLAKPSALESSHPRIKPCSLELHKLNVLETEGKYDVRGYVLDLKRNNVASMSCSISMSLSLSKSGKSIHEEEAEPGESSSSDNVCKVLSVQTEQQIPNRRKQTIVAKYEDSEVVYISDEEVIICSDAKTDDQQDWNRPPVRDNKKRKMACQQHLNPTNEDRPLQNAEPKPFERKILPPRQRGMKLEQIVQNMVTQPKSKAPNNLGERLRRSRDGPIPTPTRFQPPRRKSSGSVAEHKSKGCSGSLPCIKDSSQKMSLECKMQEQYEANPGETSSPTVEKPNRYKSTSIPASCHGRATKLTTPVSSGKSLCNASSSSKKSMEPHRDEHTSSEKHRFGEPDLKCLNGNRRKHSRSSRNASESKNCVSSRPRSSQPTTRHTVRKRTHKSASKKRQSQRGQPSMFFAPEEPEIKLRALSLKAEDRRERYNSFSPYVRVESKDYSMCTVVNYPEEDNNNLKQKKHSYQQSHGAIPKSSCLTLGPVINEAAHKNFLVCCLCGLSANAMEQGDLFGPFYPRGYTSNNQTSRSKEAKTEQISTVVSGSACNSIRIAVNKTSGQNQDLRMREGATTRGQKRRSVDGVEETSKCSESKKAKSEPTLEEWYQPPLVAMDANEYWMHENCVTWCAGVFLVRGKLYGLLEAINIAQETFCSMCQKTGATLGCYIKGCPLKYHYACALDSKCSLNEDNFSMKCAKHKDKALKVSTRMESR; via the exons ATGAGTCTTGAGGAAG AGTGGAGCAGAGAAAATCCTGTAATGGAGTCGGGTCAGGACCAGGCTGATGGGCTACAAAGCAGGAAGGATGACTTAATTAATTTCAGCATCCCTGTGGATTATTCTGTCGATTGTACAAGAAATCAAAGCGAAAGGTTACAGGCAAATGACCCTTTAGAACTATTGCATAGTGGGACTATGGATACCCATTACAGCATGTGTAGTAAGAACACACCCGGTGACTTAGAGACCAACACTGTACCACAGACTGACAAGGTTCACCTGGACGATGCCATCTCAAGTACTACAGTCACTGTCTCTTATGTTAATCGGTCCCATCTGTTCTCTTCCCAACGGATTCTACAGCATTCCTTGCATGAGCAGCCATTGCCATCACTCTTTATTCCTTCTATGTGTATGCAGTCACAGCAGATGTTGTCAGCCTCATTTGATTCTTCTGCACCTACCAATTTTGTTGACTCAACATTTGAGACTTCTGTTTTAGCACAATCTGGTGAATTAGAATCCATTAGAGGACTTGAAAACGGAATTGACTGCAGCACTGTGAACCAGCATAGACTAAAGGCACTGGACCTAGACTTGCCTTTAGTGGCGACCACTGTCCATGAATCAGATAATCCACTAGAACAAAGATTAAATACGACAGAGGAAATTCTGTATGAACATTCTAGTGCTTCGTCTGATATTGAAATGCAGGACTCTGTATGTGAGTTTTCTGGAGAAATGGGTGAGGAAAGTAAATGGATTGACTCTGTAAGTTCTGCTGAAACTCTTGTTCAAAACTTAGAAATGCAGGTAATGAAACTGACTCAGTCAGAGCACAGACCAAACAACAGTGAACAGTGTGAAAGCAAAAACCTGCTGGGCAGGATGGACCACTCTGAAATGCAAAATGGTACTGATGTTTTTACTGGGATTAAAACCTCTAGCAGCCAACATACAGATAGGAAGCTTCAGCCCATGTGCAACTTAAACAAAAGTTACAAAGATCAgaccacaatgacaataaaaacagaaaatattgaattTTCGGCGGCAGCAGTACCAGCTAATTCCGAAGAAAGGCTAAGTGGAAACAATTTTAATGAAACATGTCCAAAAGTGGAACCACCTTCCACTTCCATGCAATCGTCACAAAGTTTAAGTGCAGATATTTACAAGAGGGCAGACACAGAAAGGATCGGGACCAACACAACATCAGGTTACAAAGTGGCTCCCAATGCATGCAGCAGTGATTTCTTGCAAAATTCAGAAGAAATTATATGTACTTCAGGTGACAATGCAATCTTTCAAACTGATAATTTATCACAACAAAGTATAACAATTGAAGAATGTTTGCATGTGCAAGAAATAGCTTTATCATTTGACCTAAATAATGAAGAACTGTATTGTTCAGGAAAGGATGGCATAGCCACTGAAAATAGCAGTGCCTTGCAGGACAGCTGCAGCTCCACAGATGATATATTTTCTCCATCCAGTGGAAATCTGGCATCAAATATTAAAGTAACTGAACAGTCTCCATATCATGAAAGCAATTATAGAAAATCACCAGAACAAACTTCTGCTAATGACACAAATGATAACATCCTAATGGGTGAACCAAATTTGATCCCTGAATCGTTGCAGATAGTTAACAATGTACATGCGACCAGCAGAAATTCAGGCTCATTCAATAAAGAAATGCTTCCTTCCTTGGCAAAGCCATCAGCTTTAGAAAGTAGTCATCCTAGGATAAAGCCGTGCTCTCTTGAATTGCATAAACTAAATGTTCTTGAAACTGAGGGAAAATACGATGTCCGGGGATACGTGTTGGATCTGAAAAGAAATAACGTTGCTTCAATGTCATGCAGCATTTCTATGAGTCTATCTTTATCCAAGTCGGGCAAGAGTATTCATGAAGAAGAGGCAGAACCTGGTGAGAGCTCCAGTAGTGATAATGTATGTAAGGTCTTGTCTGTCCAGACAGAGCAGCAAATTCCAAACAGGAGAAAACAGACCATTGTGGCCAAGTATGAGGACAGTGAAGTAGTTTACATCTCGGATGAGGAAGTTATTATTTGTTCAGATGCAAAGACTGATGATCAACAGGACTGGAACCGGCCTCCAGTTCGGGATAATAAGAAGAGGAAGATGGCATGTCAACAGCATTTGAATCCGACAAATGAAGATCGGCCACTCCAGAATGCCGAACCCAAGCCTTTTGAAAGGAAGATTTTGCCACCGAGGCAGAGGGGAATGAAACTGGAGCAAATTGTGCAAAATATGGTGACTCAACCCAAGTCAAAAGCACCTAATAACCTTGGTGAGAGACTGAGAAGAAGTAGGGATGGGCCAATTCCTACTCCTACCAGGTTTCAACCACCGAGACGCAAGTCATCTGGTTCTGTGGCAGAACATAAGTCCAAAGGCTGTTCTGGATCTCTTCCTTGCATCAAGGATTCTTCACAAAAAATGAGTTTAGAATGTAAAATGCAAGAACAATATGAGGCGAACCCAGGGGAAACTAGCTCACCAACTGTGGAGAAACCTAACAGATATAAATCTACCTCAATTCCAGCATCCTGCCACGGACGAGCAACAAAACTGACCACTCCAGTTTCTTCCGGCAAGTCTTTATGCAATGCATCGTCATCTTCAAAGAAGTCAATGGAGCCTCATCGGGATGAGCATACTTCTAGTGAAAAGCATAGGTTTGGTGAGCCTGATCTCAAATGTCTAAATGGTAACAGAAGGAAACATTCAAGAAGCTCCAGGAATGCCTCGGAGTCCAAGAACTGTGTGTCATCCCGGCCACGATCTTCCCAGCCAACAACACGGCACACAGTAAGGAAGAGAACACATAAATCAGCAAGTAAAAAGCGGCAGTCACAGCGGGGACAGCCTTCAATGTTCTTTGCACCAGAAGAACCTGAGATAAAATTAAGAGCCTTGTCTCTTAAGGCTGAGGACCGTCGAGAAAGATATAATAGTTTTTCACCTTATGTTAGGGTAGAGTCTAAAGATTATTCAATGTGTACAGTAGTAAACTATCCCGAAGAGGATAATAATAATCTTAAACAAAAGAAACATTCCTATCAGCAGTCTCATGGTGCAATTCCAAAATCATCTTGTTTGACACTAGGCCCTGTAATAAATGAGGCGGCTCATAAAAACTTTCTAGTCTGCTGTCTTTGTGGCTTGTCTGCAAATGCAATGGAGCAAGGTGATCTTTTTGGACCTTTCTATCCGAGGGGATATACATCAAACAACCAGACTTCCCGATCAAAAGAAGCAAAGACTGAGCAAATTAGCACTGTTGTCTCTGGCTCTGCTTGTAATTCCATTAggattgcagtaaataaaacttcTGGACAAAACCAAGATTTGAGGATGAGAGAAGGAGCAACGACTCGTGGCCAGAAACGTAGAAGTGTTGATGGTGTCGAAGAGACCTCAAAATGTTCAGAAAGTAAGAAGGCCAAGAGTGAGCCAACTTTGGAAGAGTGGTACCAGCCCCCATTGGTCGCAATGGATGCTAATGAATATTGGATGCATGAAAACTGTGTGACTTGGTGTGCTGGTGTATTTCTTGTAAGAGGGAAGTTATATGGGTTGTTGGAAGCTATCAACATTGCACAGGAGACG
- the LOC129708382 gene encoding transcription factor 20-like isoform X2 has product MSLEEAEWSRENPVMESGQDQADGLQSRKDDLINFSIPVDYSVDCTRNQSERLQANDPLELLHSGTMDTHYSMCSKNTPGDLETNTVPQTDKVHLDDAISSTTVTVSYVNRSHLFSSQRILQHSLHEQPLPSLFIPSMCMQSQQMLSASFDSSAPTNFVDSTFETSVLAQSGELESIRGLENGIDCSTVNQHRLKALDLDLPLVATTVHESDNPLEQRLNTTEEILYEHSSASSDIEMQDSVCEFSGEMGEESKWIDSVSSAETLVQNLEMQVMKLTQSEHRPNNSEQCESKNLLGRMDHSEMQNGTDVFTGIKTSSSQHTDRKLQPMCNLNKSYKDQTTMTIKTENIEFSAAAVPANSEERLSGNNFNETCPKVEPPSTSMQSSQSLSADIYKRADTERIGTNTTSGYKVAPNACSSDFLQNSEEIICTSGDNAIFQTDNLSQQSITIEECLHVQEIALSFDLNNEELYCSGKDGIATENSSALQDSCSSTDDIFSPSSGNLASNIKVTEQSPYHESNYRKSPEQTSANDTNDNILMGEPNLIPESLQIVNNVHATSRNSGSFNKEMLPSLAKPSALESSHPRIKPCSLELHKLNVLETEGKYDVRGYVLDLKRNNVASMSCSISMSLSLSKSGKSIHEEEAEPGESSSSDNVCKVLSVQTEQQIPNRRKQTIVAKYEDSEVVYISDEEVIICSDAKTDDQQDWNRPPVRDNKKRKMACQQHLNPTNEDRPLQNAEPKPFERKILPPRQRGMKLEQIVQNMVTQPKSKAPNNLGERLRRSRDGPIPTPTRFQPPRRKSSGSVAEHKSKGCSGSLPCIKDSSQKMSLECKMQEQYEANPGETSSPTVEKPNRYKSTSIPASCHGRATKLTTPVSSGKSLCNASSSSKKSMEPHRDEHTSSEKHRFGEPDLKCLNGNRRKHSRSSRNASESKNCVSSRPRSSQPTTRHTVRKRTHKSASKKRQSQRGQPSMFFAPEEPEIKLRALSLKAEDRRERYNSFSPYVRVESKDYSMCTVVNYPEEDNNNLKQKKHSYQQSHGAIPKSSCLTLGPVINEAAHKNFLVCCLCGLSANAMEQGDLFGPFYPRGYTSNNQTSRSKEAKTEQISTVVSGSACNSIRIAVNKTSGQNQDLRMREGATTRGQKRRSVDGVEETSKCSESKKAKSEPTLEEWYQPPLVAMDANEYWMHENCVTWCAGVFLVRGKLYGLLEAINIAQETFCSMCQKTGATLGCYIKGCPLKYHYACALDSKCSLNEDNFSMKCAKHKDKALKVSTRMESR; this is encoded by the exons ATGAGTCTTGAGGAAG CAGAGTGGAGCAGAGAAAATCCTGTAATGGAGTCGGGTCAGGACCAGGCTGATGGGCTACAAAGCAGGAAGGATGACTTAATTAATTTCAGCATCCCTGTGGATTATTCTGTCGATTGTACAAGAAATCAAAGCGAAAGGTTACAGGCAAATGACCCTTTAGAACTATTGCATAGTGGGACTATGGATACCCATTACAGCATGTGTAGTAAGAACACACCCGGTGACTTAGAGACCAACACTGTACCACAGACTGACAAGGTTCACCTGGACGATGCCATCTCAAGTACTACAGTCACTGTCTCTTATGTTAATCGGTCCCATCTGTTCTCTTCCCAACGGATTCTACAGCATTCCTTGCATGAGCAGCCATTGCCATCACTCTTTATTCCTTCTATGTGTATGCAGTCACAGCAGATGTTGTCAGCCTCATTTGATTCTTCTGCACCTACCAATTTTGTTGACTCAACATTTGAGACTTCTGTTTTAGCACAATCTGGTGAATTAGAATCCATTAGAGGACTTGAAAACGGAATTGACTGCAGCACTGTGAACCAGCATAGACTAAAGGCACTGGACCTAGACTTGCCTTTAGTGGCGACCACTGTCCATGAATCAGATAATCCACTAGAACAAAGATTAAATACGACAGAGGAAATTCTGTATGAACATTCTAGTGCTTCGTCTGATATTGAAATGCAGGACTCTGTATGTGAGTTTTCTGGAGAAATGGGTGAGGAAAGTAAATGGATTGACTCTGTAAGTTCTGCTGAAACTCTTGTTCAAAACTTAGAAATGCAGGTAATGAAACTGACTCAGTCAGAGCACAGACCAAACAACAGTGAACAGTGTGAAAGCAAAAACCTGCTGGGCAGGATGGACCACTCTGAAATGCAAAATGGTACTGATGTTTTTACTGGGATTAAAACCTCTAGCAGCCAACATACAGATAGGAAGCTTCAGCCCATGTGCAACTTAAACAAAAGTTACAAAGATCAgaccacaatgacaataaaaacagaaaatattgaattTTCGGCGGCAGCAGTACCAGCTAATTCCGAAGAAAGGCTAAGTGGAAACAATTTTAATGAAACATGTCCAAAAGTGGAACCACCTTCCACTTCCATGCAATCGTCACAAAGTTTAAGTGCAGATATTTACAAGAGGGCAGACACAGAAAGGATCGGGACCAACACAACATCAGGTTACAAAGTGGCTCCCAATGCATGCAGCAGTGATTTCTTGCAAAATTCAGAAGAAATTATATGTACTTCAGGTGACAATGCAATCTTTCAAACTGATAATTTATCACAACAAAGTATAACAATTGAAGAATGTTTGCATGTGCAAGAAATAGCTTTATCATTTGACCTAAATAATGAAGAACTGTATTGTTCAGGAAAGGATGGCATAGCCACTGAAAATAGCAGTGCCTTGCAGGACAGCTGCAGCTCCACAGATGATATATTTTCTCCATCCAGTGGAAATCTGGCATCAAATATTAAAGTAACTGAACAGTCTCCATATCATGAAAGCAATTATAGAAAATCACCAGAACAAACTTCTGCTAATGACACAAATGATAACATCCTAATGGGTGAACCAAATTTGATCCCTGAATCGTTGCAGATAGTTAACAATGTACATGCGACCAGCAGAAATTCAGGCTCATTCAATAAAGAAATGCTTCCTTCCTTGGCAAAGCCATCAGCTTTAGAAAGTAGTCATCCTAGGATAAAGCCGTGCTCTCTTGAATTGCATAAACTAAATGTTCTTGAAACTGAGGGAAAATACGATGTCCGGGGATACGTGTTGGATCTGAAAAGAAATAACGTTGCTTCAATGTCATGCAGCATTTCTATGAGTCTATCTTTATCCAAGTCGGGCAAGAGTATTCATGAAGAAGAGGCAGAACCTGGTGAGAGCTCCAGTAGTGATAATGTATGTAAGGTCTTGTCTGTCCAGACAGAGCAGCAAATTCCAAACAGGAGAAAACAGACCATTGTGGCCAAGTATGAGGACAGTGAAGTAGTTTACATCTCGGATGAGGAAGTTATTATTTGTTCAGATGCAAAGACTGATGATCAACAGGACTGGAACCGGCCTCCAGTTCGGGATAATAAGAAGAGGAAGATGGCATGTCAACAGCATTTGAATCCGACAAATGAAGATCGGCCACTCCAGAATGCCGAACCCAAGCCTTTTGAAAGGAAGATTTTGCCACCGAGGCAGAGGGGAATGAAACTGGAGCAAATTGTGCAAAATATGGTGACTCAACCCAAGTCAAAAGCACCTAATAACCTTGGTGAGAGACTGAGAAGAAGTAGGGATGGGCCAATTCCTACTCCTACCAGGTTTCAACCACCGAGACGCAAGTCATCTGGTTCTGTGGCAGAACATAAGTCCAAAGGCTGTTCTGGATCTCTTCCTTGCATCAAGGATTCTTCACAAAAAATGAGTTTAGAATGTAAAATGCAAGAACAATATGAGGCGAACCCAGGGGAAACTAGCTCACCAACTGTGGAGAAACCTAACAGATATAAATCTACCTCAATTCCAGCATCCTGCCACGGACGAGCAACAAAACTGACCACTCCAGTTTCTTCCGGCAAGTCTTTATGCAATGCATCGTCATCTTCAAAGAAGTCAATGGAGCCTCATCGGGATGAGCATACTTCTAGTGAAAAGCATAGGTTTGGTGAGCCTGATCTCAAATGTCTAAATGGTAACAGAAGGAAACATTCAAGAAGCTCCAGGAATGCCTCGGAGTCCAAGAACTGTGTGTCATCCCGGCCACGATCTTCCCAGCCAACAACACGGCACACAGTAAGGAAGAGAACACATAAATCAGCAAGTAAAAAGCGGCAGTCACAGCGGGGACAGCCTTCAATGTTCTTTGCACCAGAAGAACCTGAGATAAAATTAAGAGCCTTGTCTCTTAAGGCTGAGGACCGTCGAGAAAGATATAATAGTTTTTCACCTTATGTTAGGGTAGAGTCTAAAGATTATTCAATGTGTACAGTAGTAAACTATCCCGAAGAGGATAATAATAATCTTAAACAAAAGAAACATTCCTATCAGCAGTCTCATGGTGCAATTCCAAAATCATCTTGTTTGACACTAGGCCCTGTAATAAATGAGGCGGCTCATAAAAACTTTCTAGTCTGCTGTCTTTGTGGCTTGTCTGCAAATGCAATGGAGCAAGGTGATCTTTTTGGACCTTTCTATCCGAGGGGATATACATCAAACAACCAGACTTCCCGATCAAAAGAAGCAAAGACTGAGCAAATTAGCACTGTTGTCTCTGGCTCTGCTTGTAATTCCATTAggattgcagtaaataaaacttcTGGACAAAACCAAGATTTGAGGATGAGAGAAGGAGCAACGACTCGTGGCCAGAAACGTAGAAGTGTTGATGGTGTCGAAGAGACCTCAAAATGTTCAGAAAGTAAGAAGGCCAAGAGTGAGCCAACTTTGGAAGAGTGGTACCAGCCCCCATTGGTCGCAATGGATGCTAATGAATATTGGATGCATGAAAACTGTGTGACTTGGTGTGCTGGTGTATTTCTTGTAAGAGGGAAGTTATATGGGTTGTTGGAAGCTATCAACATTGCACAGGAGACG